From the genome of Biomphalaria glabrata chromosome 1, xgBioGlab47.1, whole genome shotgun sequence, one region includes:
- the LOC129928659 gene encoding uncharacterized protein LOC129928659, translated as MIPGTYKLKLVDGTVKDYPLACVSIESDYIVGKYVVACFKDPVADLILGNVDSNVSREFNCSAVTRSMTNKEIEGGTVSDCGVLEECRDVLGTSEEFLCEQLSDPSLKDLWERHVDSCVDNKKNGSVEYKVFDRLLYRVFRGKFGEEERQLVVPSAKREIVLKTAHESMLAGHLSLRKTKSKIYKYFFWQGLDRDIKEFVRSCDICQKARMPRRCDRVELGQMNVITTPFYKVATDIIGPLELTDNKNRYILTVVDVATRWPEAIPLRNINTETVIEALTSIFCRIGLPTEILSDQGPQFTSELYNQVCNFFSVKPVHSTIYHPSSNGMVERLNSSLKSFLRKVCQDSPCDWDRKVNAALFAYREVPNETTGISPFELVYGRQMRGPLAILKQVFVNNEEENGYKNVFSYLLDLKTRLSEVTAIANFNSKANRNKYKKQYDKYSSRRDINVGDCVLVLKPHRDSKLSVFWQGPYKVLNKISQFNYVIQKENMTKIYHINRLMKYHCRVKKGDNLIVADENRNELLSANMVSVVGEEDVAEQDEYNDDMLPNIPTLEITQKEKIHEDVFTQVKINPNLNHMQKKQVNEILTEYRDIISNVPGRATVEKFKIKLIDKKPIALKPYAVPIHMKEKVKQEIDNMLELGIIGPTDSPYAAPVVIIKKKDGTLRPCIDFRKLNNITEIPAEVIPEQEDLFNMLYKAKYFTLVDLTKGYWQIPISETSKPFTAFRVLGEHYMFHYLPFGLSGAPSHFNKVVKSMLRGVENVLFYFDDICIFSEDWESHSKSVRNVFCALRENGLTLKPDKLEVGYTSVKFLGHNVGQGVIKPDPSNVKKIMEFKTPTTKKEIRSLIGLINYYSKFIPSYADLVFPFTELLRRGKSIRVDWNYECAEALNRVQTCLSKYPILRLPDPSLSFFLQTDASDKGISGILCQCIKGVLHPIKYVSRKLLPREQKYSIIEREGLAIVYSVKKLDRYLAGKTFHLLTDHKALSYLRSTNFTNARITRWALMLQDYSFDVAHVKGENNLLADLCSRLI; from the coding sequence ATGATTCCTGGtacttataaattaaaacttgttgaTGGGACAGTGAAGGATTATCCATTGGCATGTGTGAGTATTGAGTCGGATTACATTGTCGGTAAATATGTCGTAGCTTGCTTTAAAGATCCGGTTGCAGATTTAATTCTTGGGAATGTTGACAGTAATGTGAGTCGTGAGTTTAATTGCTCAGCAGTAACTAGGTCAATGACAAATAAGGAGATTGAGGGCGGCACTGTAAGTGATTGTGGAGTATTGGAAGAATGTCGAGATGTGCTAGGTACAAGCGAAGAATTTTTATGTGAACAGTTGAGTGATCCGTCTTTAAAAGATCTATGGGAGCGACATGTGGACAGTTGTGTAGATAATAAAAAGAATGGAAGTGTGGAATATAAAGTGTTTGATAGACTATTGTACAGAGTGTTTAGGGGAAAGTTTGGTGAGGAAGAAAGACAGTTAGTTGTACCTTCAGCTAAGAGAGAAATTGTGTTGAAAACCGCTCATGAGAGTATGTTGGCAGGACATTTGTCATTAAGAAAGACTAAAAGTaaaatctacaaatattttttctggcAAGGtttagatagagacataaaagAGTTTGTGAGGTCGTGTGATATTTGTCAGAAAGCTAGGATGCCACGTCGTTGTGACAGAGTGGAGCTTGGCCAAATGAATGTTATTACCACTCCGTTTTATAAAGTTGCAACAGATATTATTGGCCCATTGGAGTTAACTGACAATAAGAATAGGTATATTTTGACAGTAGTAGATGTTGCTACGAGATGGCCAGAAGCGATACCACTGAGAAATATAAACACAGAAACAGTTATCGAAGCACTAACTAGTATTTTTTGTAGAATTGGGCTACCGACTGAAATTTTAAGTGATCAAGGCCCACAGTTTACTTCGGAATTGTACAATCAggtctgtaattttttctctgtcaaACCAGTGCATTCTACCATTTACCACCCGAGCTCTAATGGGATGGTTGAACGACTTAATTCTTCTTTAAAATCCTTTCTAAGGAAAGTGTGTCAGGATAGCCCTTGTGATTGGGACCGGAAAGTCAACGCAGCTCTGTTCGCCTACCGAGAGGTTCCTAACGAAACAACGGGAATATCACCATTTGAGCTTGTCTACGGAAGACAAATGAGGGGCCCTTTGGCTATCTTAAAGCAAGTGTTCGTAAATAACGAAGAGGAAAATGGGTACAAGAATGTATTCAGTTATTTACTGGATTTGAAGACAAGATTATCTGAGGTGACTGCTATTGCTAATTTCAACAGTAAGGcaaacagaaataaatacaagaaaCAATATGACAAATACTCATCGAGGCGTGATATAAATGTGGGTGACTGTGTTTTAGTCCTCAAACCACACAGAGACAGTAAGCTGTCCGTGTTTTGGCAGGGCCCGTATAAGGTTCTAAACAAGATTTCCCAATTTAATTATGTTATCcagaaagaaaatatgacaAAGATATATCATATAAACAGACTTATGAAATACCATTGTAGGGTAAAGAAGGGAGATAACCTAATTGTTGCAGATGAAAATAGAAATGAACTTTTGTCAGCTAATATGGTTTCAGTTGTAGGGGAGGAAGACGTTGCTGAGCAGGATGAATATAATGATGATATGCTACCTAACATTCCAACGCTAGAAATTACGCAGAAAGAGAAGATTCACGAGGATGTCTTCACACAGGTCAAAATTAACCCCAATTTGAACCATATGCAAAAGAAGCaagtaaatgaaattttaacagAGTATAGAGACATTATATCCAATGTTCCTGGCAGGGCCACAGTcgaaaagtttaaaattaaattgattgATAAGAAGCCTATAGCTCTGAAACCATATGCGGTGCCCATTCAtatgaaagagaaagtgaagcAAGAAATCGACAACATGTTAGAATTGGGAATTATAGGGCCGACGGACTCCCCGTATGCAGCGCCAGTTGTTATAATTAAGAAGAAAGATGGCACACTCCGCCCTTGTatagattttagaaaattaaataatattactgAAATACCTGCTGAGGTAATTCCTGAACAAGAAGATTTGTTTAACATGTTGTATAAAGCCAAGTACTTTACATTGGTGGACCTAACAAAGGGTTACTGGCAAATTCCGATCAGTGAAACGAGCAAACCTTTTACAGCGTTTAGAGTTCTTGGGGAGCATTATATGTTCCACTACTTACCCTTTGGGTTGAGCGGTGCTCCAAGTCATTTTAATAAGGTTGTTAAGAGTATGCTAAGGGGAGTAGAAAATGTATTGTTCTACTTCGATGACATTTGTAttttcagtgaagactgggaatcaCACTCGAAAAGTGTCAGAAATGTTTTTTGCGCTCTAAGAGAGAACGGCTTAACACTAAAACCAGATAAACTTGAGGTGGGCTACACTAGTGTTAAATTTCTGGGTCATAATGTGGGACAGGGAGTTATCAAACCTGATCCTAGCAATGTAAAAAAGATCATGGAATTTAAAACACCCActacaaagaaagaaatacgtAGTTTGATTGGTCTGATAAATTATTACAGCAAATTTATTCCGAGTTACGCGGATTTAGTATTCCCCTTTACAGAGTTACTACGTCGGGGCAAGTCTATAAGAGTGGATTGGAACTATGAGTGTGCGGAGGCATTGAATAGAGTGCAGACTTGTTTGAGTAAGTATCCTATTCTTCGTTTACCTGACCCTtctctatctttttttcttcagaccGATGCTTCAGATAAAGGAATTTCTGGTATTCTCTGTCAGTGTATCAAAGGTGTGTTACATCCCATAAAGTACGTAAGCCGTAAGTTGTTGCCTCGGGAGCAGAAGTACTCTATTATTGAACGGGAAGGATTAGCCATAGTATATTCTGTTAAGAAACTGGACAGGTATTTAGCAGGTAAAACATTTCACCTGCTGACTGATCACAAGGCCTTAtcgtatctcaggagcacaaacTTTACAAATGCACGTATCACAAGATGGGCATTGATGCTACAAGACTACTCCTTTGACGTTGCCCACGTCAAGGGAGAGAACAATCTGCTGGCTGATCTTTGTTCAAGATTGATATAG
- the LOC129928663 gene encoding uncharacterized protein LOC129928663: protein METRLTVTSQFISDGRAMGYEGERLEKYVKERKAEYDRDKEVAKAEEEARFERQEKLKKEAKAEEEARKKEAKAEEEARKKEEEERFERDEKAKREEHERWKERDAKESIKRKEELELARLKEKSAPEAGGAAGQSGDVRYKNVLDRLDKSFQGMKDDDDLLAYLTHFEAVAARCKIERKEWSLLLSYKLTTALRNFMLRDSLFLSENYEEVKTALLRHADINAETCRKRFHLVRPSQNDFRRYVTELRTALDNWCKMAEVGKTVEELKDLLIKDRILESVSSDVYRQLVLSKHRTVDNMLEVIEGFKVAGSDVSICKEESVYVAAACSESGSDVSICKEESAHVAAACREPVRNRSPGIESNLIICFKCKRGGHKASECPQRSQLNSSPASDVRYRNAPTISTNTQRPSRNASQGRYQRQFDGNGRRIRGNSVGRQSYATYENSYNNRHSRTGGTGAYQNRDQGPGGSYR, encoded by the exons ATGGAAACCAGGTTAACGGTAACGTCACAATTTATTAGTGATGGCCGTGCTATGGGGTATGAAGGGGAAAGGCTAGAGAAATATGTGAAGGAACGGAAAGCTGAATATGATAGAGATAAGGAAGTCGCGAAGGCAGAGGAAGAGGCTAGGTTTGAGCGGCAGGAGAAGTTGaagaaagaggcgaaggcagaagaagaggctagaaagaaagaggcgaaggcagaagaAGAGGCTAG gaagaaagaggaagaagagaGATTTGAACGTGATGAGAAGGCCAAACGCGAGGAGCACGAAAGATGGAAGGAAAGAGATGCCAAGGAGTCAATCAAGAGGAAAGAGGAGTTGGAACTGGCTAGGCTTAAAGAAAAGTCTGCGCCAGAGGCAGGCGGGGCGGCAGGACAGTCAGGGGATGTGCGATACAAGAATGTCTTAGACAGGCTTGACAAGAGTTTCCAGGGAATGAAAGATGACGACGACCTCCTAGCTTACCTAACACACTTTGAGGCCGTTGCAGCAAGGtgcaaaatagagagaaaagagtggTCCTTGCTGTTGTCATATAAACTGACCACCGCACTCAGAAACTTCATGCTAAGGGACAGTCTGTTCCTTAGCGAGAATTATGAAGAAGTCAAGACTGCACTTCTTCGCCATGCAGATATCAACGCGGAAACCTGCCGCAAAAGATTCCATCTCGTGAGACCAAGTCAAAACGACTTTAGGAGATATGTAACAGAATTGAGAACAGCATTAGACAATTGGTGCAAGATGGCCGAAGTCGGTAAAACAGTGGAGGAGTTAAAAGACCTGTTGATCAAAGATAGGATCTTAGAAAGTGTTTCGAGTGACGTATACAGGCAACTAGTTTTGAGCAAGCACAGAACAGTAGATAATATGCTAGAAGTTATAGAAGGATTTAAGGTAGCTGGTTCTGATGTGTCCATTTGTAAGGAAGAAAGTGTATATGTTGCAGCAGCATGCAGTGAGTCGGGGTCAGATGTGTCTATTTGTAAGGAAGAAAGTGCGCATGTTGCGGCAGCGTGTCGTGAGCCTGTGAGAAATAGAAGTCCAGGGATTGAGAGTaacttaattatttgttttaagtgCAAGAGGGGAGGCCACAAAGCGTCAGAATGCCCTCAACGTTCGCAACTTAACTCTAGTCCTGCTTCTGATGTTAGATATAGGAACGCACCCACAATCTCCACTAACACACAAAGGCCCAGTAGAAATGCATCACAAGGTCGCTACCAAAGGCAGTTTGATGGTAACGGTCGAAGAATCCGCGGCAATAGTGTGGGGAGACAAAGTTATGCTACATACGAGAATTCTTACAATAACAGGCACAGTAGAACGGGTGGTACTGGGGCATACCAAAACAGAGATCAAGGCCCAGGAGGTTCTTATAGATGA